The Saccharothrix variisporea genome has a segment encoding these proteins:
- the def gene encoding peptide deformylase — MKPIVLLGQPVLHTPTRPVTEFDDDLRELVDAMFATMAAAPGAGLAANQVGVDLRVFVYDCGRQGRGCVVNPRVERLPGGLQDGEEGCLSVPGLAYPTPRAQHVRCTGQDPWGEEIAIEADGFLARCFQHELDHLDGKLYLERLGGKSRRRAERDVKSAPWHGDALWPV; from the coding sequence GTGAAGCCGATCGTCCTGCTGGGCCAGCCGGTCCTGCACACCCCGACCCGTCCGGTGACCGAGTTCGACGACGACCTGCGGGAGCTCGTGGACGCGATGTTCGCCACGATGGCCGCCGCTCCCGGCGCGGGCCTGGCCGCCAACCAGGTCGGCGTGGACCTGCGGGTCTTCGTCTACGACTGCGGTCGGCAAGGTCGTGGCTGCGTGGTCAACCCGCGGGTGGAACGGCTGCCGGGAGGTCTCCAGGACGGCGAGGAGGGCTGCCTGTCGGTGCCGGGGCTGGCCTACCCGACGCCACGCGCCCAGCACGTCCGCTGCACCGGCCAGGACCCGTGGGGCGAGGAGATCGCGATCGAGGCGGACGGGTTCCTGGCGCGCTGCTTCCAGCACGAGCTGGACCACCTCGACGGCAAGCTCTACCTGGAACGCCTGGGCGGCAAGTCGCGGCGCAGGGCCGAACGGGACGTCAAGTCCGCGCCCTGGCACGGCGACGCCCTGTGGCCCGTGTGA
- a CDS encoding ABC transporter substrate-binding protein gives MSNRWWKAVAAAAVVVSAVACGGGGAESGGPVTLTYAIWDKDQQPAMEKIAQEYTKAHPDVTVKVQLTANKEYWTKLQTAVTGGSAPDVFWMNGPRIGLYASQGVLQPLDEQIAAAGVDTAAYPKSLVDLYTFEGKKYGLPKDYDTIGLWYNKALFDAAGVKHPDATWTWDDLKAAAAKLTDPAKGQFGIAAPADSQANYYNTIFQAGGTVISADGKKSGFGDPATVEGLKFWVDLIKAGSSPTVQQMSDTEPTQLFSSGKVAMYYGGSWEANGFAKNADLAGKVDVAPLPKGKKQAVVIHGLANVAYAKSKHPKQAADFAVFASGKQAQQIQAEAGAVISAYQGTQETWVKAYPQFHVQAFIDQVPNSVPLPRSKNTSAWAKHAEDLLLKAWTGEKDVADAAKELEKAVDEELGKEK, from the coding sequence ATGAGCAACCGGTGGTGGAAGGCGGTCGCGGCGGCAGCTGTCGTGGTGAGCGCCGTGGCCTGTGGTGGTGGCGGAGCCGAGAGCGGCGGGCCGGTCACGTTGACGTACGCGATCTGGGACAAGGACCAGCAGCCCGCGATGGAGAAGATCGCGCAGGAGTACACCAAGGCCCACCCCGACGTGACGGTGAAGGTGCAGCTCACCGCGAACAAGGAGTACTGGACCAAGCTCCAGACCGCGGTCACCGGCGGCAGCGCGCCCGACGTGTTCTGGATGAACGGACCCCGCATCGGCCTCTACGCCTCGCAGGGCGTCCTGCAACCGCTGGACGAGCAGATCGCCGCCGCCGGCGTCGACACCGCCGCCTATCCCAAGTCCCTGGTGGACCTCTACACCTTCGAGGGCAAGAAGTACGGCCTGCCCAAGGACTACGACACCATCGGCCTCTGGTACAACAAGGCCCTCTTCGACGCGGCCGGCGTCAAGCACCCCGACGCGACCTGGACGTGGGACGACCTCAAGGCCGCCGCCGCCAAGCTGACCGACCCCGCCAAGGGCCAGTTCGGCATCGCCGCCCCCGCCGACTCCCAGGCCAACTACTACAACACGATCTTCCAGGCCGGCGGCACGGTCATCTCCGCCGACGGCAAGAAGTCCGGCTTCGGCGACCCGGCGACCGTCGAGGGCCTGAAGTTCTGGGTGGACCTGATCAAGGCCGGCTCCTCGCCGACCGTCCAGCAGATGTCGGACACCGAGCCCACGCAGCTGTTCTCCTCCGGCAAGGTCGCCATGTACTACGGCGGGTCGTGGGAGGCCAACGGGTTCGCCAAGAACGCGGACCTGGCCGGCAAGGTCGACGTGGCACCGCTGCCCAAGGGCAAGAAGCAGGCCGTCGTCATCCACGGGCTGGCCAACGTCGCCTACGCCAAGTCCAAGCACCCCAAGCAGGCCGCGGACTTCGCCGTGTTCGCCAGCGGCAAGCAGGCGCAGCAGATCCAGGCCGAGGCGGGCGCGGTGATCTCCGCCTACCAGGGCACCCAGGAGACGTGGGTCAAGGCGTACCCGCAGTTCCACGTGCAGGCGTTCATCGACCAGGTCCCGAACTCCGTCCCGCTGCCCCGGTCGAAGAACACCTCCGCCTGGGCCAAGCACGCCGAAGACCTGCTGCTCAAGGCCTGGACGGGGGAGAAGGACGTCGCCGACGCGGCCAAGGAGCTGGAGAAGGCCGTGGACGAGGAACTGGGCAAGGAGAAGTGA
- a CDS encoding carbohydrate ABC transporter permease, whose product MPERVARRTWPVHVVLVVGAVVMVAPLVWEFLTSVKSFGESVRVPPTILPEAWDWSNYTKVFHSIPFGQQLLNTVLMTAGRTVGQLLLCSMAAYAFARLAFPGRDLIFMLFLSVLMVPSQLFLIPQYQIMQELGWLNSLQALIVPGVFSAFGTFLLRQFFLSLPKDLEEAAGLDGANPLRIYWHIMLPLARPGLVALGILTVLWSWNDLMWPLVVNNDPERMTLSAGLATLKGEHFTDYPVLMAGSLLATLPVIVVFIVMQRRVLEGIAFTGTKG is encoded by the coding sequence ATGCCTGAGCGCGTGGCGCGCCGGACGTGGCCGGTGCACGTGGTGCTGGTGGTCGGCGCGGTGGTCATGGTCGCGCCGCTGGTCTGGGAATTCCTGACCTCGGTGAAGTCGTTCGGCGAGTCCGTGCGCGTGCCGCCGACGATCCTGCCGGAGGCGTGGGACTGGTCGAACTACACCAAGGTGTTCCACAGCATCCCGTTCGGGCAGCAGTTGCTGAACACCGTGCTGATGACCGCCGGGCGGACGGTGGGGCAGCTCTTGCTGTGCTCGATGGCGGCCTACGCGTTCGCGCGGCTGGCGTTCCCGGGGCGGGACCTCATCTTCATGCTGTTCCTGTCCGTGCTGATGGTCCCCAGCCAGCTGTTCCTCATCCCGCAGTACCAGATCATGCAGGAGCTGGGGTGGCTGAACTCGTTGCAGGCGCTGATCGTGCCGGGCGTGTTCAGCGCGTTCGGGACGTTCCTGCTGCGGCAGTTCTTCCTGTCCCTGCCCAAGGACCTGGAGGAGGCCGCGGGCCTGGACGGGGCCAACCCGTTGCGGATCTACTGGCACATCATGCTGCCGCTGGCCCGGCCGGGCCTGGTGGCGCTGGGGATCCTGACCGTGCTGTGGTCGTGGAACGACCTGATGTGGCCGCTGGTGGTCAACAACGACCCCGAGCGGATGACGTTGTCGGCGGGCCTGGCGACGTTGAAGGGCGAGCACTTCACCGACTACCCGGTGCTGATGGCCGGGTCGCTGCTGGCGACGCTGCCGGTCATCGTGGTGTTCATCGTCATGCAGCGGCGGGTGCTGGAGGGCATCGCGTTCACCGGGACGAAGGGGTGA
- a CDS encoding carbohydrate ABC transporter permease, with translation MTALEEVPVAAPQRAVAGRPARRGLRRREWLWGFAFIAPNGLGLLAFYIWPVFQTLYYSFTEWGAFGGHTWIGAENYAKLVSDPEVLKALKNTLLYAGLVLLGVPVSLVLAALINTPGLRGAAVYRVLYFLPVVTMPAAVGMVWRWLYNGDIGLINYVLSLVGIEGHHWVADPRFALYATAVVGIWMTVGYNMVIFAAGLKGIPKDLYEAAELDGAGPIRQFFSITLPMLSPTAFFVTVLTSIGALQVFDVIYLMLGSNSAALRNPAIDENQTIVFLFFERAFVDNDKGYAAAIAFVLLLVILLLTIVQFRAQKKWVHYA, from the coding sequence GTGACCGCGCTGGAGGAGGTCCCCGTCGCCGCGCCGCAACGCGCGGTGGCGGGGCGACCCGCTCGCCGGGGCCTGCGCCGCCGGGAGTGGCTGTGGGGCTTCGCGTTCATCGCGCCCAACGGCCTGGGGCTGCTGGCCTTCTACATCTGGCCGGTGTTCCAGACGCTCTACTACAGCTTCACCGAGTGGGGCGCGTTCGGCGGCCACACGTGGATCGGCGCGGAGAACTACGCCAAGCTCGTCTCCGACCCGGAAGTGCTGAAGGCGCTGAAGAACACCCTGCTCTACGCCGGGTTGGTGCTGCTCGGCGTGCCGGTCTCGCTGGTGCTCGCGGCCCTGATCAACACGCCGGGGCTGCGCGGCGCGGCGGTGTACCGGGTGCTGTACTTCCTGCCCGTGGTCACCATGCCGGCCGCGGTCGGCATGGTGTGGCGCTGGCTCTACAACGGTGACATCGGCCTGATCAACTACGTGTTGTCGCTGGTCGGCATCGAGGGCCACCACTGGGTCGCCGACCCGCGCTTCGCCCTGTACGCCACGGCGGTCGTGGGCATCTGGATGACCGTCGGCTACAACATGGTGATCTTCGCGGCGGGCCTGAAGGGCATCCCGAAGGACCTCTACGAGGCCGCCGAGCTCGACGGGGCCGGCCCCATCCGGCAGTTCTTCAGCATCACCCTGCCGATGCTCAGCCCCACGGCGTTCTTCGTCACCGTCCTCACCTCGATCGGCGCGTTGCAGGTGTTCGACGTGATCTACCTGATGCTCGGCTCCAACAGCGCGGCACTGCGCAACCCGGCGATCGACGAGAACCAGACGATCGTGTTCCTGTTCTTCGAGCGGGCGTTCGTGGACAACGACAAGGGCTACGCGGCGGCCATCGCGTTCGTGTTGCTGCTGGTCATCCTGCTGCTGACGATCGTGCAGTTCCGGGCGCAGAAGAAGTGGGTGCACTATGCCTGA